In one Candidatus Methylomirabilota bacterium genomic region, the following are encoded:
- a CDS encoding hydroxyquinol 1,2-dioxygenase yields the protein MSSIADTVPEIGSIEPNQHGYRSFTLGSFGFTRDEYFAHVTWPKGHHMLPADAFLRALQRDIAWGFFYGTVNFDAVVGTLNHYGSVDLFAGRFNEHYRKAGLDHNERFTTAMIQRVFEAILEDWTNAAFDPFASPAETGSAFGPKNGSNKEAITRHRVTARRMVAAPGDEPVRTDENGFPVNRHFRDVPQDKPQVLAEPGFEDEVVSFNLFAYLSRSDVTWNPSVVSVCKASLYCPTTEEYILPVIHGNDRVEWFVQLSDEIQWEVEDRETGALRARVTMRAGDVAAMPADIRHRGFSPKRSMLLVWENASPELPALYASGKMPPTPVQF from the coding sequence ATGAGCTCTATCGCGGATACTGTTCCCGAGATCGGATCGATCGAGCCCAACCAGCATGGCTACCGCAGCTTCACCCTCGGCAGCTTCGGCTTCACCCGTGACGAGTACTTCGCGCACGTCACGTGGCCGAAGGGCCATCACATGCTGCCCGCCGACGCGTTCCTGCGCGCGCTCCAGCGCGACATCGCGTGGGGCTTCTTCTACGGCACCGTGAACTTCGACGCCGTCGTCGGCACCCTGAACCACTACGGCTCGGTGGATCTCTTCGCGGGCCGCTTCAACGAGCACTACCGCAAGGCCGGGCTCGATCACAACGAGCGGTTCACGACCGCGATGATCCAGCGTGTCTTCGAGGCCATCCTGGAGGACTGGACGAACGCCGCGTTCGATCCGTTCGCGAGTCCCGCGGAGACGGGCAGCGCGTTCGGGCCCAAGAACGGCAGCAACAAGGAGGCGATCACGCGGCACCGGGTGACGGCCCGGCGGATGGTGGCCGCGCCCGGCGACGAGCCGGTGCGGACCGACGAGAACGGCTTCCCGGTGAACCGGCACTTCCGCGACGTGCCCCAAGACAAGCCGCAGGTCCTCGCCGAGCCCGGCTTCGAGGACGAGGTGGTCTCGTTCAATCTCTTCGCCTATCTCTCCCGCTCCGACGTGACGTGGAACCCCTCGGTCGTGTCCGTCTGCAAGGCGAGCCTCTACTGCCCGACGACGGAGGAGTACATCCTGCCCGTGATCCACGGCAACGACCGCGTCGAGTGGTTCGTGCAGCTCAGCGACGAGATCCAGTGGGAGGTCGAGGACCGCGAGACAGGCGCCCTGCGTGCGCGGGTCACGATGAGGGCGGGGGACGTCGCCGCCATGCCCGCCGACATCCGTCATCGCGGCTTCTCGCCCAAGCGCTCGATGCTCCTCGTGTGGGAGAACGCCTCGCCGGAGTTGCCCGCGCTCTACGCCAGCGGCAAGATGCCCCCCACCCCGGTGCAGTTCTAG
- a CDS encoding hydroxyquinol 1,2-dioxygenase: protein MNQTTRFGSLRHYEKGGVEVINDDARNYVFSNIFEVASKSKPYEKVAVGKNIEYVIETIRVEGTSGWRAPAQDEFALVMDGEVEIRLLKLDNPGVVPAGTRGSIALAGTPAGRKMGVVKARRGHMTLLPVGAAYQFHGAQLGVVLLQTLAGSDTIERWAEICQTAPRPKA from the coding sequence ACTACGAGAAGGGCGGCGTCGAGGTCATCAACGACGACGCGCGCAATTACGTCTTCTCCAACATCTTCGAGGTTGCGTCGAAGTCCAAGCCCTACGAAAAGGTCGCGGTCGGCAAGAACATCGAATACGTGATCGAGACCATCCGCGTGGAGGGCACCTCGGGCTGGCGCGCGCCCGCTCAGGACGAGTTCGCCCTCGTCATGGACGGCGAGGTCGAGATCCGACTGCTGAAGCTCGACAATCCGGGGGTCGTGCCCGCCGGCACGCGCGGGTCGATCGCCCTGGCCGGCACGCCGGCCGGGCGCAAGATGGGCGTCGTCAAAGCCAGGCGCGGTCACATGACGCTTTTGCCGGTCGGCGCCGCCTATCAGTTCCACGGGGCGCAGCTCGGCGTGGTGCTGCTGCAGACGCTGGCGGGGTCGGACACGATCGAGCGCTGGGCCGAGATCTGCCAGACGGCCCCGCGGCCCAAGGCCTGA